CACCTGGGCGGTGCGCGAGTCGGCGTTCGGTACGCTGCTCATGGCGGCCACCGTACGTGGCGTGTGTCTCGTGGAGTTCGGCGACGGCGAGGCGGAGCTGGTGGCGCGCCTCGGCGCCGAGTTTCCGCGGGCCACGCTGGTGCCGGCGGGCGAGGCGGCGCGCGAGCCGCTCGATGCGTGGATGGCGGCGCTTGATGCCCACGTGGTGGAGCGCGCGCCGCGCCCGGAGTTACCGCTCGATCTGCGCGGGACGGCCTTTCAGATCAAGGTGTGGCGCTTTCTGCTGAGCGTGAAGCCGGGGCGCGTGGTGAGCTACGGCGAGATCGCGCAGGAGATCGGCCACCCCGACGCCGTGCGGGCGGTGGGCACGGCGTGCGGGGCCAATCGCATTGCGGTGTTGGTGCCGTGCCATCGCGCCCTGCGGGCGGATGGCACGTTGGGGGGCTATCGCTGGGGGCTGGAACGCAAGCGCGTCCTGCTCGACCGCGAACGCTTACGGCCGTAGGCGCCGACTGTTCACGGAGTAGAGGAAGCCGGTGTACTGCATCTCCTCCCAGGTCTGATCGCCCCAGCGGACGTCGACCTTGGGATCGGGATTGTGCGGGTTCGCGGCCGAATTGTCGTACCACGCCTTGGACGTGATCTTCGCGCCCGCCGGAATCTCGAGCGGCTTGGCGAACATGTAGTACGTCTGCCAGTTGAAGTCGTAGCGCGGCACATCGAGGATGATCTCGCTCGTGCCATCGGGCTTCTCGAGCGTGTACTGCCAGCGCGTGCCGCGCAGATGCGTGTGCGGGAAGAGCCCGTAGATCTTCACCGGCTCGTTGATCGTGATCGTGCTCGGCACCATCACATCCTTCTGGCCGGCGGGGAGCGTGAACTTGCCGTTGAGGAAGTTGCTGGCGATCACCTGCTCCTGCGGCGCGGCCTTGGCGAACTGAAAGCCCACGCTCGTGCGATCCTGCCGTTCGTGGCCATGCGCCGTGTAGTGCATCTGGAAGACGAGCGTCGTCCCCGCCCGGACGCGGAGCGCGGTGCCTTCGGGGAAGCGCACGACGTTGGTGCCCGGGGCGGTGGTGCCGATCAGATTGCCGACGCGCATCGGGGGCGCGTTGCGCGGATCCTTGCGCGGCGGATCGGTGAACTCGTTGTTGGCATCGAACTCCACCGCCGGCTTGGCCGCGGGACGCGCGGCAGCGGGCGCGCCGCTACCCGGCGATGCGGCGCCCGGTGCCGCGGCACCCGCCGGCGGCGGCGCCTGCGGCGCGCGCGCATAGACGAGCACGTGGTGCACGACCTCGCGCGAGCCCGGCATGATCTCGATGGCCTGCACCCACTTGTCTTCGGTGAAGTTCGTGGGGATTTCGAAGTACTGATACTCGACGGTTCCCGAGGCGGGCACGGTGAACGGCTCGTTCATCGTGAAGACGGCATCGGGCGTGCCGATCTCCCACTGCGAGTCGAAGACCGGCGTGGGG
This DNA window, taken from Gemmatimonadaceae bacterium, encodes the following:
- a CDS encoding methylated-DNA--[protein]-cysteine S-methyltransferase codes for the protein MARHISTGAPMPTTPAPDLVARMERLAAHIAAHAGEPLSLAQLAREAAMSPHHLQRTFTAVMGVSPKAYHAAKRLERFKARLRDGDAVLDATFDAGYGSTSRVYEQVTGGLGMTPSTYRAGGAGETITWAVRESAFGTLLMAATVRGVCLVEFGDGEAELVARLGAEFPRATLVPAGEAAREPLDAWMAALDAHVVERAPRPELPLDLRGTAFQIKVWRFLLSVKPGRVVSYGEIAQEIGHPDAVRAVGTACGANRIAVLVPCHRALRADGTLGGYRWGLERKRVLLDRERLRP
- a CDS encoding cytochrome c: MVPRPPRDGRAAKAVLVGVALLAPLTLSIGRTHAPLVAPQLTPLVAQGTAPDFGKDVAPVLYKNCASCHRPGGIGPFSMLDADTVKAYAKDIRDAVSTGYMPPWHADGPRGVFSNDRRLADLDRQAILRWIDDGAKVGNKRALPPTPVFDSQWEIGTPDAVFTMNEPFTVPASGTVEYQYFEIPTNFTEDKWVQAIEIMPGSREVVHHVLVYARAPQAPPPAGAAAPGAASPGSGAPAAARPAAKPAVEFDANNEFTDPPRKDPRNAPPMRVGNLIGTTAPGTNVVRFPEGTALRVRAGTTLVFQMHYTAHGHERQDRTSVGFQFAKAAPQEQVIASNFLNGKFTLPAGQKDVMVPSTITINEPVKIYGLFPHTHLRGTRWQYTLEKPDGTSEIILDVPRYDFNWQTYYMFAKPLEIPAGAKITSKAWYDNSAANPHNPDPKVDVRWGDQTWEEMQYTGFLYSVNSRRLRP